A window of Negativicutes bacterium genomic DNA:
CGCGGAATCCCCGCAACCGCGCTGATATAGGTCACGACTGCGGAGGAGTCCAGCAAAGAGCAATAGCGGGCGCTGACGGCCGGCCATTTATGTTCCTGATCAATCCGAATCAGACCGGGCAAACTTTGAATGAATCCCCATTTAATAAAGGAATTCTCACTGTAAAGCAATTTCGCCATGCGGTCAAAATAAGGATAGAGCAAAAGCGGATCGCTGCCGCTGAGGGAGCGGATGACTTTTTCGCAAACGAATTTCAGACTCGTTTTGTCCGTATCAATCAGATCGAATAGTAATGGAAGCAAGGCGGGATCTTCTTTGACTTGAGCAACATAATAGTTGATTTCTTTCTTTCGCTTTAATTCGCTGATGTATGCTTCTTTGTCCATGCTGCAGCCCTCCTACTTTTAATTGATAAACCAATTATAGCATAGATTCCTTTCGGTAAACAGCGAATTGACAAATTTTCCTGCGCGATCAGTCGGAATAAGACTTATCAGGCAGGCCGAATTGTGCTAGAATAGCAATGTTAAGGTTTTGCGCGGCGAAATGCCGGAGCAAAATCAAATGAGCAAAGGAGTGATTTTTCGATGAGAAAGCAATATGTGGACAAACTGGTCGGGATGCTGAAAACAAGCGGCCTGGATGCCGTTCTGATTTGCCCTTCGGAAGAGCTGAAATTTCTGACCGGTTTTACACCCATGATGTGCGAACGGTTCCAGGCAATGTTTCTCAAAAAAGACGGCACGCTGTTTTATCTTTGCAATCTGCTTTATGGAGATCAGATGCGTAAAATGCTGAACAATGAGATACCGGTCTACACCTGGTTTGACGGCGACGGTATGACGGCCGCTATCAAACCGATCCTGGCAGAGCAAGGCCTGCTTGGCTGCAGCGTTGGCGTGAACTCTTCGGCACAGGCTTTTAATATCCTGGAGATTGCCGATCATATGGAGATCACCTTTAAAAACGCCAAACCGCTCCTGGAAGAATTGCGCATCCGGAAAACAGCGGCCGAGCAGCAGAGTTTGCGCCGCGCTGCGGCGATTGCCGATGCCGCCTATGAACCGGTGACTCATTTTATCAAACCCGGTCAAAAAGAAGCGGAGATCCGCGACTTCTTGTTCCGCGCAATGCAAAAAAACGGCGGGACAAAGCCGTGGGCGATTGTGGCTTCCGGACCCAATTCCAGCTTTCCGCATTACAGTGAATTTGAGCGGACCATCGAAAAAGGCGATGCGATCGTGCTGGATTATGGCTGCGAATTTCAGGAGATGCAGTCTGACATGTCGCGGACGGTTTTTGTTGGCAGCGTCAGTGAGGAACAGCGTACTATTTACGATTTAGTCGACCGGGCGCAACTGGCAGCCCAAACCGCCGCGGTGGAAGGCGCCTGGATCCCGGATGTGGATCAGGCAGCCAGAACCGTGCTCGATGAACAGGGCTACGCCAAGACGCTGATCAATCGGGTCGGTCATGGGATTGGTTACATGATGCATGAAGCACCCGATCTTAAACAGTGCAACCCGCGCCGTCTGGAACGCGGCATGGCCTTCTCAATAGAACCGGGTGCTTATTTTCCCAATCGCTACGGCATACGGATTGAAAACATCGTGCTGATCAATGACAAAGGGGAGACGGAAATTTTGAATCAGGCCCGCCGTGATTTGATTGTCACAGAAGGCTAGCCGCAAGATCGCCGGGGGTTTTCGTTTGCTGCAAAAGAGAGAATGGATGTTCCTGACAGGAGAGAAGAAGATAAACCGGACGGAGGCAAGACCATGGACATGGAGCGGGAAGCCAGGCAAAAATTGACACAGTTGCAGCTTTGCTTTGCGGATAAACCGATTCTGATCGGCGGCAGTGCCATGCAATATTATGGACTGCGCCAGAAAGGCAAGGATACCGATCTGGTGATTACGGACCGGGATTATCAAAGCCTGGCAGCGCGTTTTCCCGATCAGCGCAAGGATCTCTGGGGTGATTTGGGTTTTGTGATCGGTGAATTTGAAATCTGGCGCAGTATCGCTCTGTTCGATTACGATTTTTACCGGCAAGGCGCGGTCGAATGGACGGATTTTTATTTGCTTTCTTTGGAGAAACTGCTCTTCACCCGCGTGATGGCGATGCATGTGGCGAAATATGCCAATGACCTGCAGCTGATCCTGCAGTATTATTATCACAATCTGCAAAATAGAGATTATCAGAGAGCAGCGGTTCCCAATTACGATTTGTATGAAAAGATCCCGAGAGGGGAGGTTCTCGGCGGACGATATGAAGAAGCGAGAGCCAACCTGCAGCAGAAAACTGACCTGCCGAAAGTGCAATCATAAAAATAAGCAGTACGGCTCCGGGAATAATCGGAGCGCAAACAAGGCTGTCCCGGTTTCATCCGAGGCGGCCTTTTGATATCCGGCAGGAATTCCTGCCGATTCAATTTTCCTTGCGGTTTCTGGGCAGCAAAATGGTGAATTGGCTGCCAACCCCCGCTTCACTGCGGACGGATAAGCTGCCGTGCTGCGCTTCCACCAAAGACCTGGCGATGGTCAGTCCAATGCCGGAACCACCGGTGACTCTGCTGCGCGATTGATCCGCCCGGTAAAACCGTTCAAATATAAAAGGCAGATCTGCCGGACTGATGCCAATGCCGGTGTCTGTCACTGTTATTTGTACCTGGTCTGCATCACTCGCAGTGGAAATCGTTACGCTTCCCCCGGTGGGAGTATATTTCAGCGCGTTCGAGAGCAGGTTGGTGAGTACCTGAGCAAGCAGATCTTTGTCGGCAAACAAGTCTTGTTCTTCTGTTTTGCACGAGAGCGTGACGTTTTTTTTGCGGAATTCATTCTCGAAGTTCAGGACGAGACCTTTCATGAAATCGGCGAGAGGGAAGCTGACTGGATGCAGGATCAGGTTCTCGCTTTCATAAATCGCTAAATTGCCCAAATCGTTGACGATTTTTGCCATTCTGAGTGTTTCTTCATGACAACTGATCAGCCGCTTGCGATCCGCTTGCCAGATTCCGTCGATCATGGCTTCGAGGTGACTCTGCAGATTGGCAATCGGCGTCCTGAGTTCATGCGCTACATCGGCAGTCAGTCGTTTGCGTAGAATTTCCTGTTTCCCGAGCGTATCCGCCAGTGTGTTGATCGACTTTTCTAAATTAATGATTTCCCGCATATCTGATTTTTCTGTGATGCGGTCCTGATAATTGCCCTTGGCGATTTCTTCGGCGCTGTTGATCACACGGGCGATCGGTACCGAGAGACGTTTGGCCAGATAGGTCCCCGCTAAGAGCGAAAGCAAGCCCGCCAGGGCTGTCCCTAAAATCAGGATGCGATTCAGTGTGTTAAGAAAGTTGATATCATTGTCGGTATAAAAGTAAGGTCCATAATAACCGAGGGTTACTGTCCCTGCCGGCTGACCCTGAACTGTCAGCGGATATGCTTTTTCCGTATAGCCGCCACGAAAAGCGGCATTCTGTCTTTTCATCTTGGCGGCCATACCCTGCATAATTTCTGCGCAGAAATCACGGTTTTGCGTCATGGCGTCCCATAAAACCGTTCCGTCCCTGTCGCGAATTTGCAGCAGCAAACCATTGTTCAGGGCGCTGACCCCCAGAATTTCCAAACCCGTCAGATTCCATTGGTTGCCCCAGTCGCGATAGCGAGTTTCCAATGTGGTGATGATTTGCTCATTGCTATCATTCAGGTTGTTCATCACGTAATTTTTAAACTGCCTCTGCAGTGTAATATTGGCGAAAAGACCGATCAGCAGAGAAAAAAGCAAAGTGATGAGCAGAAAAGCTGTCGTCAGTTTGAAGCGAAGCGTATACTTCATTCTATTCGCCTCCAAACTTATAGCCTATGCCATGCACCGTCAGAATATAGCGCGGGTTTTTACTGTCGTCGCCTAGCTTTTGCCGGATATTTTTAATATGCGTATCGATGATGCGGTCATAACCTGCAAAGTCGTCACCCAGAGCAAAGCGGATCAATTCTTCCCGGGTAAACGTTTTTGTCGGATATTTAGCCATGATCATCAAGATTTGATATTCATTCGGTGTCAGACTAAGCTGTCGGCCATTTCTTCGTACCTCATGGCGCAGACCGTCAATGATTAATTCCCCGTCATTGAAAGAGAATTCATTTGCCAGCGGAATGGCTTCGGCAGTGACTCTGCGCAGCACAGCCTCGACCCGGGCAACCAATTGTTTGGGGCTGAACGGCTTGATCATATAATCATCCGCTCCCATGGCCAGCCCGTTGATGATTTCCGCATCCTCCACTTTGGCTGTCAGCATGATGATAGGCGTTCTCGATTTTTTCCGGATTGCCTTGCAAATTTCCTCACCGGAGATATCGGGCAGCATCAGGTCGAGAATCAGCATTGCCGGTGCGTTTTTCTCAAAGAGATCCATCGCCTGTCTGCCGGTGTTGGTGCAGATCACCCGGTAACCTGCATTCTCCAAATAGGATTTTACCACTTCGGTGATTTTAACTTCATCGTCCACCAGAAGAATGGTCGGTTTTGCTGGCATTGGCTTTTACCCCCTTCAATTTGAACTCCGGCGATTGATCCCAGACTGATGTTTGCCGGTTCAGCTGCTGATTCCGCTTACCTTAAACTGTGCGGCTATCTGCAGCAAAATTGATTCTCATTATAACATTTGCAGCAGTCGATTCATAGTCGAAACACAAAAACTGCTGCAGTAAGCGGACCGAACGTTGAGATTGGCAGAACAGAATTGCCCCAAAAGCAATCACCCGATTTTTATTTTACACAGAAGAAGTGAAGAAAAAGTGAAGAAACGGAGCGCATCAGCAATCGGGGGCCAATAAAAAACGGCAATGATTGGTTCGGTAATTTTCAGCAATAACGAGGCGCAGCCGATTGACTGCGCCTCGTCGGGGTGAGAGGGCAGCCCGTCCGATTCTTCTTTCACTTTTGGCAGGCACAGCGGGTCACCTATCATTCCGGATGCGTTTATTTGAAGGGTTCCGTTGAACGATGCCGATGGAGCTCCGGCGGCAAAATCAGGCAGTTGCCGCTTCCGGTCTCTGCGCGGCTGCGCCAGCCGGTGAAAGTTTCAATAGCACAGACCAAGTGATACCTGAAAACGCCCAATCATTCAGCTTGCATCATTATTTTTTTGTGTTATCATTATCTGCGAAAAACGCTTTTTTGAGACAAAACAGGCGGATTGTGCTATAATAAAAAACAAAAGTGAAAAGAAGGCAGAAGGTGACAGCCATGGCGGAGAAGAAGCCGAAAGACCATCAACTCAATCGAAGACGAATATACCGCTATCTGGTGCCTTTGCTGGTACTCGGTTTAGCCGTACATATCCTGCTGCCCAGTCTGGCAACCCTGGAAAGCTCCTTGCAGGTTTTATTGTCGATGCCATTCTGGTTGGTCGGCCTGGCGATTTTGGCGGAAGTCAGCAGCTATTTGGGCAGCGGCTATTTATTGAAAGCGATCATCAATTTGGGAAAATCTAACTTCACGGTTTTCCGGGGCGCCTTGATTACGCTTGCTTCCGCCAGCCTCGGTCTGATCGGAGGTTGGGTAACCGGTATGGCGACGACTTATTACTGGGTATCGAAAAACGAAGAACCATCGGATGCCTCCAAACTGACCGGCTTTTTGCCGGCACTGCTGAATAATTTGATTTTATTACTATTGGCAGAAATCAGCTTTCTCTATCTGCTGTTGCTGCATCAGATCACGGATTTTCAGAAATTTCTCGCTATTTTGATTTTTGTTGTTTTAGCCGGCGGTACTGTTGTTCTGGTATTTGGTTTTCAGGTTCGCGGCAGAATTAAACAGCTGGTTTTACGGGCCATCGGATTTTTCCTTCGCCTGATCAAACGGCCGGCCAGGCTGGAAGGGATCAGCAACACACTGGACGAGCTCTTCAACGGCATGCTGCTGCTGCAAAAAAAAGGCTGGGTCAAGCCGGTCGCCGGATCCTGTCTGATGGTTGGTTTTGATATGCTTTCACTTTATTTCTGCTTTATTGCCGCGGGTCATCCGATTAATCCGATTCTCTTGATCACGGGTTACAGCATGGCGCTGTTGCTGCGCAATGTGGCCTTCTTTGTCCCGGGCGGGGTTGGTGTTGTGGAGGGCATCATGGTCAAAATGTATACCTCTTTGGGCGTCGCTATGGAGATCAGCGTCGTGGCGACTTTGAGTTATCGCCTGATTTCTTTTTGGATCCCGATCCTGCTTGGTTTTGCGGCCAATGTTTCTTTGGGAAGAGTGGCAGCAAAGCAGAATCAAAAAAAATAAGCAGTTTTCTTTTCGATATAAACGCTCTCTTTCGGGCGGTGCAGTGACTTTTCACTGCCCGTTCTTTCGGGAGCGTTGTTTTTTTTCCATGTTTTCGCCATATTTTGAACACAATTTCCTATTAAAATACAAACAAGCTTGGAAAACAAAATACCAAATGAAAATCTGGAGGTAGACAGCATGACGCATGTGACAACAAATCCCCCGAACCGGAAACCGAGAAAATCTCAAATCAGAAGCTGGATACAAGGTTTCTTTTTGCTGTTGGTTTTCGCAATCAGC
This region includes:
- a CDS encoding Xaa-Pro peptidase family protein — protein: MRKQYVDKLVGMLKTSGLDAVLICPSEELKFLTGFTPMMCERFQAMFLKKDGTLFYLCNLLYGDQMRKMLNNEIPVYTWFDGDGMTAAIKPILAEQGLLGCSVGVNSSAQAFNILEIADHMEITFKNAKPLLEELRIRKTAAEQQSLRRAAAIADAAYEPVTHFIKPGQKEAEIRDFLFRAMQKNGGTKPWAIVASGPNSSFPHYSEFERTIEKGDAIVLDYGCEFQEMQSDMSRTVFVGSVSEEQRTIYDLVDRAQLAAQTAAVEGAWIPDVDQAARTVLDEQGYAKTLINRVGHGIGYMMHEAPDLKQCNPRRLERGMAFSIEPGAYFPNRYGIRIENIVLINDKGETEILNQARRDLIVTEG
- a CDS encoding two-component sensor histidine kinase, with the translated sequence MKYTLRFKLTTAFLLITLLFSLLIGLFANITLQRQFKNYVMNNLNDSNEQIITTLETRYRDWGNQWNLTGLEILGVSALNNGLLLQIRDRDGTVLWDAMTQNRDFCAEIMQGMAAKMKRQNAAFRGGYTEKAYPLTVQGQPAGTVTLGYYGPYFYTDNDINFLNTLNRILILGTALAGLLSLLAGTYLAKRLSVPIARVINSAEEIAKGNYQDRITEKSDMREIINLEKSINTLADTLGKQEILRKRLTADVAHELRTPIANLQSHLEAMIDGIWQADRKRLISCHEETLRMAKIVNDLGNLAIYESENLILHPVSFPLADFMKGLVLNFENEFRKKNVTLSCKTEEQDLFADKDLLAQVLTNLLSNALKYTPTGGSVTISTASDADQVQITVTDTGIGISPADLPFIFERFYRADQSRSRVTGGSGIGLTIARSLVEAQHGSLSVRSEAGVGSQFTILLPRNRKEN
- a CDS encoding response regulator transcription factor, whose amino-acid sequence is MPAKPTILLVDDEVKITEVVKSYLENAGYRVICTNTGRQAMDLFEKNAPAMLILDLMLPDISGEEICKAIRKKSRTPIIMLTAKVEDAEIINGLAMGADDYMIKPFSPKQLVARVEAVLRRVTAEAIPLANEFSFNDGELIIDGLRHEVRRNGRQLSLTPNEYQILMIMAKYPTKTFTREELIRFALGDDFAGYDRIIDTHIKNIRQKLGDDSKNPRYILTVHGIGYKFGGE
- a CDS encoding flippase-like domain-containing protein — its product is MAEKKPKDHQLNRRRIYRYLVPLLVLGLAVHILLPSLATLESSLQVLLSMPFWLVGLAILAEVSSYLGSGYLLKAIINLGKSNFTVFRGALITLASASLGLIGGWVTGMATTYYWVSKNEEPSDASKLTGFLPALLNNLILLLLAEISFLYLLLLHQITDFQKFLAILIFVVLAGGTVVLVFGFQVRGRIKQLVLRAIGFFLRLIKRPARLEGISNTLDELFNGMLLLQKKGWVKPVAGSCLMVGFDMLSLYFCFIAAGHPINPILLITGYSMALLLRNVAFFVPGGVGVVEGIMVKMYTSLGVAMEISVVATLSYRLISFWIPILLGFAANVSLGRVAAKQNQKK